Proteins encoded by one window of Lactobacillus paragasseri:
- a CDS encoding glycerophosphodiester phosphodiesterase, with protein MKKIIFVIFFILVFPFTCGFLNIAHRGDNEQGKFAEHSWMAYDRALCAQVDYLELDLQKTSDNVLVVSHDDNLSRVFGVDKIIADYPYQELLSYKNQNGESLHSLGDVFKRYQNSNVKFMIEPKDNSEEDIKLLLNLIRQYHLENRVLLESFSKTALMQISKINPQIPTMQLAGEFNLSPSMQYYANNFYSKKVADYLSEHNKKYLLWGVNKKVQMKQYLQLDKNVSGLLTDYPVELANILHSSDIFKRNYEASSFPSKSISGLMYLKNGSSVEVDQVKMKDNQLFYHVRPDLWLSDHNLKNSDHSAPKAQTGKIKLQKETLIYTDPSLKKYSGRKLPQNGTWNYFAVKKVHGKTVYNLGGAQWVKQ; from the coding sequence ATGAAAAAAATTATTTTTGTAATTTTCTTTATTTTAGTTTTTCCTTTCACCTGTGGCTTTTTAAATATTGCGCATCGCGGAGATAATGAACAGGGTAAGTTTGCTGAACATAGCTGGATGGCTTATGACCGAGCGCTTTGCGCACAAGTTGATTATTTAGAACTTGACTTACAAAAAACTTCAGATAATGTTCTGGTAGTAAGTCATGATGATAATTTGAGTAGAGTTTTTGGCGTTGATAAAATTATTGCCGATTATCCATATCAAGAATTACTTTCATATAAAAATCAAAATGGTGAATCTCTCCATAGTCTTGGAGATGTATTTAAACGTTATCAAAATTCAAATGTAAAATTCATGATTGAACCTAAAGATAACAGTGAAGAAGACATTAAGCTGTTACTTAATTTAATTAGACAATATCATTTAGAAAATCGTGTATTATTAGAGTCATTTTCTAAAACAGCCTTGATGCAAATCTCTAAAATTAATCCTCAAATTCCTACAATGCAATTAGCTGGTGAATTTAATTTATCACCTTCAATGCAATATTATGCTAATAATTTTTATTCTAAAAAAGTGGCTGACTACTTAAGTGAGCATAATAAAAAGTATTTACTTTGGGGCGTTAATAAAAAAGTGCAAATGAAACAATATTTGCAGCTAGATAAGAATGTGTCGGGTTTGTTAACTGACTACCCAGTTGAATTAGCAAATATTTTACATAGCAGTGATATTTTTAAAAGAAATTATGAAGCTAGTTCTTTTCCTAGTAAATCAATTTCTGGTCTGATGTATTTAAAAAATGGAAGTTCAGTTGAAGTTGATCAGGTTAAAATGAAAGATAATCAGCTTTTTTATCATGTTAGGCCTGATCTTTGGCTAAGTGATCATAATTTAAAAAATTCGGATCACTCTGCTCCTAAAGCACAGACTGGAAAAATTAAGCTTCAAAAAGAAACCTTGATTTATACAGATCCTTCTTTAAAAAAATATTCTGGAAGGAAATTACCTCAAAACGGTACATGGAATTATTTTGCGGTGAAAAAAGTACATGGAAAAACTGTTTACAATCTAGGTGGAGCGCAATGGGTAAAACAATAA
- a CDS encoding pseudouridine synthase, protein MRIDKYLANMNVGSRKEVHSLIKKKVVTVNGELVTTPKQQVKEDDLVVVDGNEIAYQQYHYFLLNKPKGVISATEDRSQQTVISLLKTKDRYQGIAPVGRLDKDTTGLLLLTNDGALAHELLAPNKHVTKVYRAKISGVASEGTIKTFASGITLGDGTKLKPAKLEILAQDKVHNLSQIEIQIQEGKYHQIKRMFGAVGMKVLELDRISMGKLSLPTDLKRGQYQEITRDKIK, encoded by the coding sequence ATGAGAATTGACAAGTATTTAGCTAATATGAATGTTGGCTCGCGTAAAGAAGTTCATAGTCTTATTAAAAAGAAAGTTGTGACGGTTAATGGAGAACTAGTAACTACGCCAAAACAACAAGTTAAAGAAGACGATTTGGTGGTAGTTGATGGAAATGAAATTGCGTACCAACAGTATCATTATTTTTTATTAAATAAGCCTAAAGGTGTGATTTCAGCAACTGAAGATAGAAGTCAGCAGACGGTTATTTCATTGCTTAAAACAAAAGATCGTTATCAAGGTATTGCTCCAGTAGGTAGACTAGATAAAGACACTACAGGTTTATTGCTTTTAACAAATGATGGAGCTTTAGCCCATGAGCTACTTGCTCCCAATAAGCATGTGACTAAAGTATATCGTGCTAAAATTTCAGGTGTAGCAAGTGAAGGAACAATTAAAACATTTGCTAGTGGTATTACCTTAGGCGATGGTACAAAATTAAAACCAGCAAAATTAGAAATTTTAGCTCAAGATAAAGTTCATAATTTGTCGCAAATTGAGATTCAAATTCAAGAAGGAAAATATCATCAAATCAAGCGAATGTTTGGAGCGGTTGGCATGAAGGTCTTAGAACTGGATCGAATTTCAATGGGTAAATTATCTTTGCCGACTGACTTAAAACGCGGACAATATCAAGAAATTACTCGAGATAAAATTAAGTAA
- the thiI gene encoding tRNA uracil 4-sulfurtransferase ThiI, with protein MQYTEVMVRYGELSTKGKNRKDFIGRLAGNVTRALQDFPEIEIHPKHDRMHIVLNGAPFDKIDQRLKLVFGIQTYSPTIKVEKNLDAIKKASLELMQATFKDGMTFKVNTRRSDHEFEYDTNQLNAMIGDYLFDNMDNLKVKMKKPDLVLRIEVRQDAIYISNQLLHGAGGMPVGTAGRAVMMLSGGIDSPVASYLAMKRGVEIDMVHFFSPPYTTEKALAKAKELTGILANYSGKINFIAVPFTEIQEQIKEKLPEGYLMTIQRRFMLQLADRIRAMRGGLAIFNGESVGQVASQTLESMVAINDVTSTPVLRPVATMDKTEIIKLAEQIGTFDLSIEPFEDCCTIFAPPRPKTKPKLDEARKLENRLDAEKMIQRAIDGMEITPIYPNQKFLDDKAQEDADLL; from the coding sequence ATGCAATATACAGAAGTAATGGTTCGCTATGGCGAGCTATCCACTAAAGGAAAAAATCGTAAAGATTTTATTGGGAGATTAGCTGGTAATGTAACAAGAGCTTTGCAAGATTTCCCAGAAATTGAAATACATCCTAAGCATGATCGAATGCATATTGTCTTGAATGGAGCTCCATTTGATAAAATCGATCAGCGATTAAAACTTGTTTTCGGTATTCAAACTTATTCGCCAACTATAAAAGTCGAGAAAAATCTTGATGCTATCAAGAAGGCTTCCCTTGAATTGATGCAAGCAACTTTTAAGGATGGAATGACTTTTAAAGTTAATACTAGACGCAGTGACCATGAGTTTGAATATGACACTAATCAATTAAACGCTATGATTGGTGACTACTTATTTGATAATATGGATAACTTAAAGGTAAAGATGAAGAAGCCTGATTTAGTCTTGAGAATTGAAGTTCGTCAAGATGCAATTTATATTTCAAATCAGCTTCTCCACGGTGCAGGTGGGATGCCAGTTGGTACTGCAGGAAGAGCAGTAATGATGCTTTCAGGTGGAATTGATTCGCCAGTAGCTTCTTATCTAGCAATGAAGCGTGGAGTTGAAATTGATATGGTTCACTTCTTTAGTCCACCGTATACTACTGAAAAGGCACTTGCAAAAGCAAAAGAACTTACTGGGATTTTGGCTAACTATTCTGGAAAAATCAATTTTATTGCAGTACCTTTTACTGAAATTCAAGAACAAATCAAAGAGAAATTACCAGAAGGTTATTTGATGACCATTCAGCGTCGCTTTATGCTTCAATTAGCAGATCGTATTCGCGCAATGCGTGGTGGTTTAGCAATTTTTAATGGAGAATCTGTTGGTCAAGTAGCTTCCCAAACGTTGGAATCAATGGTTGCGATTAACGATGTTACTTCAACACCTGTTCTTCGTCCGGTAGCCACAATGGATAAAACCGAAATCATTAAGCTAGCTGAGCAAATTGGTACTTTTGATCTTTCTATTGAGCCATTTGAAGATTGTTGTACTATTTTTGCGCCACCTCGTCCAAAGACTAAGCCTAAGTTAGACGAGGCTCGTAAGTTGGAAAACAGACTTGATGCCGAGAAAATGATTCAACGCGCAATTGATGGAATGGAAATTACGCCAATTTATCCAAATCAAAAATTCTTGGATGATAAGGCTCAAGAAGATGCAGACTTATTGTAA
- a CDS encoding cysteine desulfurase family protein produces the protein MIYFDNSATTAVYPAVLETYDKVTKDIWGNPSSLHKMGDRSHQLLEASRKQIASLLNVKPHEIFFTSSGSESDNWAIKGTALAKKEFGNHIITSSVEHAAVSNSVRALEDLGFRVTVLPVDKNGQVDPDDLKAALDKETILVSIMGVNNEIGTIQPIKEISKVLEDYPNVTFHVDNVQALGKDIWDEVFTNRVDLMSLSAHKFHAPRGVGILYKKEGKMIKPLIDGGGQEKGLRSSTENLPAIAATAKAMRLYLSDEKKNAAQELAVKKKIISYLDGKPGIHIFSPINDKFIPSVLCFSLEGIRGETLVHTLESKEIYVSTTSACSSRSGVESGTLNAMKVEDDLATGAIRLSFDPSNTIEEAEQFISVFDKIYKHFAEINHLK, from the coding sequence TTGATCTATTTTGATAATAGTGCTACAACTGCTGTTTATCCTGCAGTTTTGGAAACGTATGACAAGGTAACAAAGGATATTTGGGGAAATCCTTCAAGTCTACACAAAATGGGAGATCGTTCACACCAACTTTTGGAAGCTTCTAGAAAGCAAATTGCTAGTTTATTAAATGTAAAACCACATGAGATCTTTTTTACTTCAAGTGGAAGTGAATCAGATAATTGGGCTATTAAAGGGACAGCTTTAGCTAAAAAAGAATTTGGAAATCATATTATTACTTCAAGTGTTGAGCATGCTGCTGTTTCAAACTCAGTACGTGCTCTTGAAGACTTAGGTTTTCGTGTGACTGTTCTACCAGTTGATAAGAATGGTCAGGTTGATCCAGATGATTTAAAAGCTGCCCTAGATAAGGAAACTATTTTAGTTTCAATTATGGGTGTAAATAATGAAATCGGTACAATCCAACCAATTAAGGAAATTAGTAAGGTATTAGAAGATTATCCTAATGTTACTTTTCACGTTGACAATGTCCAAGCTTTGGGAAAAGATATTTGGGATGAAGTATTTACAAATAGAGTTGATTTAATGAGTTTATCAGCTCATAAGTTTCATGCACCTCGCGGTGTTGGTATTCTTTATAAAAAAGAGGGCAAGATGATCAAGCCGCTAATTGATGGTGGTGGTCAAGAAAAGGGCTTACGCTCTAGCACAGAAAATTTGCCTGCAATTGCGGCTACCGCTAAGGCAATGCGTTTATATTTATCAGATGAAAAAAAGAATGCAGCACAAGAACTAGCAGTTAAGAAAAAAATCATTTCTTATTTAGATGGAAAGCCAGGAATTCACATTTTCTCTCCGATAAATGATAAATTTATTCCAAGTGTTTTATGCTTTTCTTTAGAGGGGATTCGTGGAGAAACTCTAGTTCATACGCTTGAATCTAAGGAAATTTATGTTTCCACTACTAGTGCTTGTTCTTCAAGAAGTGGCGTTGAGAGCGGAACCTTAAATGCAATGAAGGTTGAAGATGATTTAGCAACTGGTGCGATTAGATTAAGTTTCGATCCAAGTAATACTATTGAAGAAGCTGAGCAATTTATTTCAGTTTTTGATAAAATATATAAGCACTTCGCTGAAATTAATCATTTGAAATAA
- the ezrA gene encoding septation ring formation regulator EzrA, which translates to MSSGLSILIIVILIAIIAVIATVVILNKYFNHQIAELDALTDGLKDLSVEEDIKRLQKMELAGKSLETFKRWQKVYQKVDTKDVGELKHLLEQAAGLNAKFNLIKTHQLIKEATELLQTNQDNVERSKQIFTNLLEANRDNQKHYAALSKDYQQLRKKILSQSFNYGNAIDQIEEDLATLESDFQTAKNLSGEGDHEEAKKVLTKIDTKLTSLKTDLPKIENFDQELKNVFPDQLNELSNTYRQMVKDKYKITEVDVLEEIKSLRELVDENKKSLNKLDLAKVEKSNKEVSTRIDSLYDILTKEFKARPFVDNNQDKIVQILSHMSNASNQLVAKLEHVDQSYELTHGELAEARQLKSQVSRMNADFDVDCQKIADGDGVYSQIENKWLTMLDSLKEIEKTEKRLSGDVDGLFDAEKIANDSIIHFKQEISLVYRKVERRRLPGKPESFIQMYTLVLNEVKHTDNELNQVRINMEKISSELIQIQEDIERLKKEADEILNSADLVELTMQYSNKYISNPEIKRARKEAYDLYQNKYEYKEALDVIATALEKVEPGSYQRIEKEYYSEQEEAEEEE; encoded by the coding sequence ATGTCATCAGGGTTATCTATTCTTATTATTGTAATATTAATTGCTATAATTGCTGTAATTGCTACAGTTGTTATCCTTAATAAATATTTTAATCACCAGATTGCGGAATTAGATGCGCTAACTGATGGGTTAAAAGATTTGAGTGTTGAAGAAGACATCAAGCGTCTACAAAAGATGGAATTAGCCGGTAAAAGTTTAGAGACTTTTAAAAGATGGCAAAAAGTATATCAAAAAGTTGATACTAAAGATGTTGGAGAATTGAAGCATCTTCTTGAACAAGCAGCGGGACTTAACGCAAAGTTTAATCTGATAAAAACGCATCAACTAATTAAAGAAGCAACTGAACTATTGCAAACTAATCAAGATAATGTTGAACGTAGTAAACAAATATTTACTAATTTATTAGAAGCAAATCGTGATAATCAAAAACACTATGCTGCATTATCAAAAGATTATCAGCAACTACGCAAGAAAATTTTGTCGCAGTCTTTTAATTATGGAAATGCAATTGATCAAATTGAAGAAGATTTAGCAACCTTAGAGAGTGATTTTCAGACTGCCAAGAATTTGTCTGGTGAGGGAGATCATGAAGAAGCTAAAAAGGTATTGACTAAGATTGATACTAAACTTACATCATTAAAGACTGATCTTCCTAAAATAGAGAACTTTGATCAAGAACTAAAAAATGTTTTTCCAGATCAACTCAATGAGCTTAGCAATACTTATCGTCAAATGGTAAAAGACAAGTATAAGATTACAGAGGTTGATGTTTTAGAAGAGATTAAAAGCTTAAGAGAATTAGTTGATGAAAATAAAAAGAGCCTCAATAAACTAGATCTTGCAAAGGTTGAGAAGAGTAATAAAGAAGTAAGTACAAGAATCGATAGTTTGTATGATATTCTTACTAAAGAATTTAAAGCACGACCGTTTGTTGACAATAACCAAGATAAAATTGTGCAGATTCTCTCTCATATGAGTAATGCATCTAATCAGCTTGTAGCTAAATTAGAACATGTTGATCAGAGTTATGAATTAACGCACGGTGAACTAGCTGAAGCTAGACAACTAAAAAGTCAGGTCAGCCGGATGAATGCCGATTTTGATGTTGATTGTCAAAAAATTGCTGATGGTGACGGTGTTTATTCACAAATTGAAAATAAATGGTTAACAATGCTTGATAGTTTAAAAGAAATTGAAAAGACTGAAAAGAGACTTTCAGGCGATGTAGACGGATTATTTGACGCAGAAAAAATTGCTAACGATTCTATTATTCATTTCAAACAAGAAATTTCTTTGGTTTATCGAAAAGTTGAACGGCGCCGATTACCTGGAAAACCTGAAAGTTTCATTCAAATGTATACTTTAGTCTTGAATGAAGTTAAGCATACAGATAATGAATTGAATCAAGTTAGAATAAATATGGAAAAAATATCTAGCGAATTGATCCAAATTCAAGAAGATATAGAACGCTTAAAGAAAGAAGCCGATGAGATTCTAAATTCCGCTGACCTGGTTGAGCTAACTATGCAATATTCCAATAAGTATATTTCAAATCCAGAGATTAAGCGTGCTCGCAAAGAAGCTTATGACTTGTATCAAAATAAATATGAGTACAAGGAAGCGCTAGACGTAATTGCGACTGCCTTAGAAAAGGTTGAGCCTGGGAGTTATCAAAGAATTGAAAAAGAGTATTATAGCGAGCAGGAAGAAGCCGAAGAAGAAGAGTAA
- the rpsD gene encoding 30S ribosomal protein S4 produces MSRYTGPSWKRSRRLGISLSGTGKEISRRNYAPGDHGPNNRAKVSEYGQQLKEKQKLRWMFGLNERQFQNLFIRAGKIREGKHGVNFMALLERRLDNIVYRLGLASTREQARQLVNHGHILVDGKRVDIPSYEVKVGQEISLRDKSKNLQQVKDALDAVVSRPPFVSFDDSKMTGTLVRLPERDEMEPEVDEALIVEWYNKKL; encoded by the coding sequence ATGTCAAGATATACTGGTCCAAGTTGGAAACGTTCAAGACGCTTAGGTATCTCACTTTCAGGTACTGGTAAGGAAATTAGCCGTCGTAACTACGCACCTGGTGATCATGGTCCTAACAACCGTGCTAAGGTTTCTGAATATGGTCAACAATTAAAGGAAAAGCAAAAGTTACGTTGGATGTTTGGTTTAAATGAACGTCAATTCCAAAACTTATTCATCCGTGCCGGCAAGATTCGTGAAGGTAAGCACGGTGTTAACTTTATGGCTTTACTTGAAAGACGTTTAGACAACATCGTTTACCGTTTAGGTTTAGCTTCAACTAGAGAACAAGCTAGACAACTTGTTAACCACGGTCACATCTTAGTAGATGGCAAGCGTGTTGACATTCCTTCATACGAAGTTAAAGTTGGTCAAGAAATCAGCTTAAGAGATAAGTCAAAAAACTTGCAACAAGTTAAGGACGCTTTAGATGCAGTTGTATCACGTCCACCATTTGTTTCATTTGACGACAGCAAGATGACTGGTACTTTAGTTCGTCTTCCAGAACGTGACGAAATGGAACCAGAAGTTGATGAAGCTCTTATCGTTGAATGGTACAACAAGAAGCTTTAA
- a CDS encoding YueI family protein — protein sequence MTEDLNTRLENAAKGITPQTCPDERRRYLGSLRERVLVRMTVEETNNPALDTLFLKHINDFKGYTILINGKMPQNNFINKLMGLCSQQDIKFTLINDDTAKDEPNATGVLVVSKTAINHYRIEIDQVYAPEAPHEQLSEPKKESFWNRLFRKKD from the coding sequence ATGACTGAAGATTTAAATACACGACTTGAAAATGCTGCTAAGGGGATTACTCCTCAAACTTGCCCAGATGAGCGAAGAAGATATTTAGGTTCTCTACGAGAGCGAGTTTTAGTACGAATGACTGTAGAAGAAACCAATAATCCAGCCTTAGATACCCTGTTTTTAAAACATATTAATGATTTCAAGGGATATACCATTTTAATCAATGGAAAAATGCCTCAAAACAATTTTATCAACAAATTAATGGGCTTATGTTCGCAGCAAGATATAAAATTTACCTTAATAAATGATGATACAGCAAAAGATGAGCCAAACGCTACTGGCGTTTTAGTAGTTTCAAAAACTGCTATTAATCATTATCGGATTGAAATTGATCAAGTTTATGCTCCAGAAGCTCCTCATGAACAACTTTCCGAACCCAAAAAAGAAAGTTTCTGGAATAGATTATTTAGAAAAAAGGATTAA
- a CDS encoding replication-associated recombination protein A: MKPLAYRMRPKNLDEVVGQEHLVGNKKIIRRMVEAKLLSSMILYGPPGIGKTSIASAIAGSTKYAFRKLNAATDTKKDLQIVAEEGKMSGTVILLLDEIHRLDKTKQDFLLPLLESGNIILIGATTENPYISISPAIRSRCQIFELHRLKSTDISKAIDRALTDSENGLGKYNVELTKDARNLLIDKGNGDLRSTLNALELAVLSTDQEKKTKSPKDKLIIDKAEMQDSIQFKSQSYDASGDGHYDLVSAFQKSIRGSDTDAALYYLGNLCESGDLVAICRRLLVIAYEDIGLANPPACSRVVNAVQAAQMVGLPEARIILSNAVIELCLSPKSNSAIVAIDSAISDIQNKQNDPIPNSLKDAHYKGAQNLNHGVSYVYPHDYQGDWVAQQYLPDNLKNVSYFKPKGNSKIEDALKRQYLRLKKMQHDGLQK; encoded by the coding sequence ATGAAACCTCTTGCTTATCGTATGCGACCCAAGAACTTAGATGAAGTGGTTGGACAAGAACATTTAGTAGGAAATAAAAAAATAATTAGAAGAATGGTTGAAGCCAAACTATTGTCTTCAATGATCCTTTACGGTCCCCCAGGTATTGGAAAAACTAGTATTGCCAGTGCAATTGCTGGTTCTACCAAATATGCTTTTAGAAAGCTTAACGCAGCAACAGATACGAAAAAGGATCTTCAAATTGTTGCTGAAGAAGGAAAAATGAGTGGCACAGTTATTCTTCTTTTGGATGAAATTCATCGACTGGATAAGACCAAGCAAGATTTTCTTCTTCCGCTTTTAGAATCAGGTAATATTATTTTAATTGGAGCAACAACAGAGAATCCATATATATCCATCTCTCCTGCTATTCGATCCAGGTGTCAGATTTTTGAATTACATCGACTTAAAAGTACTGATATCTCGAAGGCAATTGATCGTGCGCTTACCGATTCTGAAAATGGTTTAGGAAAGTACAATGTTGAACTAACAAAAGATGCTCGTAACCTTTTAATAGACAAAGGAAATGGCGACTTAAGATCAACGCTTAATGCCTTAGAATTAGCTGTTTTATCAACTGATCAAGAGAAAAAAACTAAATCTCCTAAAGATAAATTAATTATTGATAAAGCAGAAATGCAAGATTCCATTCAATTCAAGTCCCAAAGCTACGATGCAAGTGGTGATGGCCATTATGATTTAGTATCTGCATTTCAAAAATCAATTCGCGGCTCTGATACTGATGCTGCCCTTTATTATTTAGGTAATCTTTGTGAATCAGGCGACCTAGTAGCAATTTGTAGGCGTTTATTAGTAATTGCATATGAAGATATTGGCTTAGCAAATCCACCTGCATGCAGCCGCGTTGTTAATGCAGTTCAAGCTGCACAAATGGTTGGCCTTCCAGAAGCACGTATTATTTTGTCAAATGCAGTTATTGAACTTTGTTTATCTCCTAAAAGCAATAGTGCAATTGTTGCAATTGATTCTGCAATAAGTGACATTCAAAATAAGCAAAATGATCCTATACCTAATAGTTTAAAAGATGCGCACTATAAAGGAGCACAAAACCTAAACCATGGAGTTTCATATGTCTACCCACATGATTACCAAGGAGATTGGGTTGCCCAACAATATTTACCTGATAATTTAAAAAATGTATCTTATTTTAAACCTAAGGGTAATTCAAAAATAGAAGATGCACTTAAAAGACAGTATCTTCGACTTAAAAAGATGCAACATGACGGCTTACAAAAGTAA
- a CDS encoding universal stress protein: MLKQYQHIQVAVDGSKEADVAFSKAVEVAKRNGATLEILHVVDTRAFQDVSSFDSAMVEQVSEEAKTKIEEYYNRAKDAGVKDVHYSIEFGSPKNIIAHEFPEEHNIDLIILGATGLNAVERLLIGSITEYVTRTAACDVLVIRQPAAQNEDIKKNQEN, translated from the coding sequence ATGTTAAAACAATACCAACATATCCAAGTTGCCGTAGATGGTTCTAAAGAAGCTGACGTTGCATTTAGCAAAGCTGTTGAAGTAGCCAAAAGAAATGGTGCTACTCTTGAAATTCTTCACGTAGTAGATACACGTGCCTTTCAAGATGTTTCAAGCTTTGATTCTGCAATGGTTGAACAAGTATCTGAAGAGGCAAAAACTAAAATCGAAGAATATTATAACCGCGCAAAAGATGCCGGTGTTAAAGATGTTCATTACTCAATCGAATTTGGTTCTCCAAAGAATATCATTGCTCATGAATTTCCTGAAGAACACAATATTGACTTAATTATTCTAGGTGCCACTGGTTTAAACGCTGTTGAAAGACTTTTAATCGGTAGTATTACGGAATACGTTACTCGTACTGCAGCTTGCGATGTTCTAGTAATCCGTCAGCCAGCCGCACAAAATGAAGATATTAAGAAAAATCAAGAAAATTAA
- a CDS encoding FtsW/RodA/SpoVE family cell cycle protein: MTKVENKADWYDRIAWGVVVPVFLLAVISLYGIWVATVNDPKMGSPKKAVLIQAVWYLVSIGLVIFVMQFDAEQLFKIAPIAYGIGIILLIAVLFLYNKQVFQDTGAKSWFKLGPLTFQPSEVMKPAFILMLARVVERHNEQYAHTFKTDCVLIGKIFAWLIPVAVLLKLQNDFGTMLVFFAIVGGVILVSGISWKIIIPVYGLVFIIGAAAILLVTTPGGQAFLGSAFNFRAYQFQRINSWLNPSQDTSSGAYQLWQSMKAIGSGQIWGHGFGKVSVYVPVRTSDMVFSVIGESLGFVGCCALILIYFYLIFQMVKITFETRNAFYSYISTGIIMMILFHVFENIGMGIDLLPLTGIPLPFVSQGGSALLGNMIGIGLILSMKWHHKDYIFSTAGDF, from the coding sequence ATGACAAAAGTTGAAAATAAAGCAGATTGGTATGATCGCATCGCATGGGGTGTTGTAGTTCCAGTCTTTTTATTAGCAGTCATCAGTCTGTATGGTATTTGGGTGGCAACAGTAAATGATCCCAAGATGGGAAGTCCCAAAAAAGCTGTTTTAATTCAAGCTGTATGGTATTTAGTTTCAATTGGATTAGTAATTTTTGTGATGCAATTTGATGCAGAACAGCTTTTTAAAATCGCGCCCATAGCTTATGGTATAGGTATCATTTTATTAATTGCTGTGCTGTTTTTATATAATAAGCAGGTGTTTCAAGATACTGGTGCAAAGAGTTGGTTTAAACTTGGACCATTAACTTTTCAGCCATCCGAGGTAATGAAACCGGCTTTCATTTTGATGCTAGCCAGGGTAGTAGAACGACATAATGAGCAATATGCCCATACTTTTAAAACTGATTGCGTTTTAATTGGAAAAATCTTTGCTTGGCTAATTCCAGTTGCAGTTTTACTAAAGTTGCAGAATGACTTTGGTACTATGCTTGTGTTTTTTGCAATTGTTGGTGGAGTAATCTTAGTTTCAGGAATAAGCTGGAAAATAATTATACCAGTCTATGGATTAGTTTTTATTATTGGCGCGGCAGCTATTCTTTTGGTTACTACACCTGGGGGACAGGCATTTTTAGGAAGTGCGTTTAATTTTAGAGCTTATCAATTTCAAAGAATTAACTCTTGGCTTAATCCTTCTCAAGATACTTCATCAGGTGCCTATCAGTTATGGCAAAGTATGAAGGCAATTGGGTCTGGTCAAATTTGGGGCCATGGTTTTGGAAAAGTGAGTGTCTATGTTCCAGTTAGAACATCAGATATGGTTTTCTCAGTAATTGGTGAATCATTAGGATTTGTTGGATGCTGTGCTTTGATTTTGATTTATTTCTATCTAATTTTTCAAATGGTTAAAATTACTTTTGAAACAAGAAATGCATTTTATTCATACATTTCTACTGGGATTATTATGATGATCTTATTCCATGTTTTTGAAAATATTGGAATGGGAATCGATCTATTACCTTTAACTGGTATCCCGCTTCCGTTTGTTTCTCAAGGGGGATCTGCCTTGCTGGGTAATATGATCGGTATTGGACTCATTTTATCAATGAAATGGCACCATAAAGACTATATTTTTAGTACTGCAGGAGATTTTTAA
- a CDS encoding DUF2969 domain-containing protein: protein MSRKLESIDIEVNERKGTPMPTWEVIIPGKRSIGIIEQEEERYHVVSSKTNHSLYSKTLESAINELLSYFTLHEK, encoded by the coding sequence ATGTCTAGAAAATTGGAAAGTATTGATATTGAAGTTAATGAAAGAAAGGGCACTCCTATGCCTACATGGGAAGTTATTATTCCAGGTAAGCGTTCTATTGGAATTATTGAACAAGAAGAGGAACGCTATCATGTAGTATCTTCTAAAACTAACCATAGCCTTTACTCTAAAACGTTAGAAAGTGCTATTAATGAATTACTTTCATACTTTACTTTGCATGAAAAATAA
- the yidD gene encoding membrane protein insertion efficiency factor YidD: protein MNKLLIGLVNVYKKFISPILPPTCRYYPTCSTYMIDALKKHGAILGLIMGISRIMRCNPFVKGGVDPVPDYFTLRRNPHPERYEDEIIAQAFHSNKK from the coding sequence ATGAATAAATTGTTAATTGGGTTGGTAAATGTTTATAAGAAGTTTATTTCTCCAATTTTGCCACCAACATGTAGGTATTATCCTACATGTTCAACTTATATGATTGACGCTTTAAAAAAGCATGGGGCAATTTTAGGCTTAATAATGGGAATATCGCGAATAATGCGCTGTAATCCTTTTGTTAAGGGAGGAGTAGATCCAGTACCGGATTATTTTACCCTGCGCCGTAATCCGCATCCGGAACGATATGAAGATGAAATTATTGCGCAGGCATTTCATTCGAATAAAAAGTAG